The genome window GGACCATGTGTGCACTAGCCGGCGGCCTAATTTTCTTCAAGAAGATCCGGCACATGACCTGGGTTGACTTCCGCCTCGGCCTGGTCATCGGCACCATCAACTTCTTGGGCTACTACTTGCAGACCGATGCTCTCCGCTACACGACCCCAGCGAAGAACGCCTTCTTGACGACCATGTACATCGTCGTGGCGCCCTTCCTCCTCTGGCTCTTCTGGCGGGAACGTCCCCAGCGAAAGGCCTACCTTTCGATTAGCCTGTCAATCCTTGGAATGGCAATCCTGACCAACGTCTTTGCCGGACATTTCCACCTCCAGTACGGCGACTTTTTGACCCTCGTTTCCACCTTCTTCTGGGCCGGGCAAATTATTTTCTTCGCCAAGTATGCCCCACACGCGTCCAGTCCCTGGGTGATTATTTTCATGATTGGGCTGTGCCAGGGAACCTTCGGCTGGATTACCACCTTCCTCTTTGAGCGTCCTAGTTTGGGCAGTGTCCACTGGGTGCAAGCGCTGATTCCATTGGCAATTCTCACTATCGGGATCACGTTCTTAGCCCAGGGAATGCAGATTACCGGTCAAGCTCATACCGACGCCACTACGGCGGGGTTAATTTTAATGCTGGAATCCTTCTTTGCTAGTGTGATGTCCGTCATTATGGGCTACGACCCCCTAACTCCGCAACTGGTCATCGGCGGGGTTATCCTGCTAGTCGCCAACGCCATTATGGAAGTTGACCTGCGGAGCTTGGTGGTTTTGAAAAGAAAAATGTTTTAATAACAATAAACGGCTGTGGAACGCGTTCCACAGCCGTTTTGCTTATTTATTAATCAACTCATATTCGTCAGCCGGCACCTGGTCCAGCAACGGTGTCACCTTCCCGACTGCGGTCAGGGTCAGCTCGTGCATCGCCCGGGAACAAATCGTGTAAAGCAACTGGCGCTCATCATCCCCGTGGTACTGCTGGTCGTTGGCGTTCCAGACGATAACGGCGTCAAACTCCAGTCCCTTCGCCAGAAATGACGGGACAATAATCGTCCCCTTAACCAGCCGCTGGTTTTCCGTCCGAATCAGGGTCGTCTTGACGCCCCGCTGCTCAAGGGCCTTGCACAACTGCTCGCTGTCCTCAAGGGTCTTGCCAATGATGGCGACCTGGTCATGCTCCTGCTGGTACTTTTGCAGGGTTGCCTCCAGGGCGTCCACGCTGCCGTCAAAAGTCTTGCTTTCGACGACCTGCGGCAAGTCACCATCCCGGTCAAAGGCTTCAATCGCCTCCCCGTCTAGCAGGATGTGCTTGGTGAAGTCAGTAATCTGCTTAGTCGACCGGTAGGACTTCGTTAGCTGAACGACCTTGGTTTTCTCCGGATCAAACATCGTACTCAGCTGGCGGAGGAGACTCTTGCTATTTTCGTGGGTAAAGATGGCCTGGTTGAGGTCCCCCAGCAATGTAAACTTAGCCCGCGGAAAGCGGAACTTGAGGTAGGCCAGCTGGTAAGGGT of Limosilactobacillus oris contains these proteins:
- a CDS encoding DMT family transporter, yielding MLFIVAILWGSSYVFAKLTVEAGMHSGLINACRGTMCALAGGLIFFKKIRHMTWVDFRLGLVIGTINFLGYYLQTDALRYTTPAKNAFLTTMYIVVAPFLLWLFWRERPQRKAYLSISLSILGMAILTNVFAGHFHLQYGDFLTLVSTFFWAGQIIFFAKYAPHASSPWVIIFMIGLCQGTFGWITTFLFERPSLGSVHWVQALIPLAILTIGITFLAQGMQITGQAHTDATTAGLILMLESFFASVMSVIMGYDPLTPQLVIGGVILLVANAIMEVDLRSLVVLKRKMF